A DNA window from Staphylococcus warneri contains the following coding sequences:
- a CDS encoding alpha/beta hydrolase family protein — protein sequence MNEFKFDINNEVPMMTIKPISIPTPSNRGEELQVKVSMPSEGKHLPIILFAHGFGSSMHAYEPLTDFWASHGFVVIQGTHLDSRTIGLAQDDSRQPDIWRHRVEDLKSILDHLSYIEAQVPGLSGRLDKNRIATIGHSFGGQTAGNLLGLQVMYPDTKETTDLSDDRVKGGILLATAGEGGDNLTQFAKDHMPFLNPTFQYMTKPALVVVGDKDQSPLTHLGPEWMEDPYYLSPGKKSLLKLYDAEHSLGGIAGYEAKETTDENPQRIDLLQHTTWAYLRHILDIEHDSWETAQNIIKNDTNIADVFSKEE from the coding sequence ATGAATGAATTTAAATTTGACATAAATAATGAAGTGCCAATGATGACGATTAAGCCAATTTCTATTCCTACCCCATCTAATCGTGGAGAGGAATTACAGGTTAAGGTGAGTATGCCATCTGAAGGTAAGCATTTACCTATTATTTTATTTGCGCATGGATTTGGTTCATCTATGCATGCATATGAACCACTTACTGATTTTTGGGCATCACATGGATTTGTCGTAATTCAAGGGACACATTTAGATTCTAGAACAATAGGTTTAGCTCAGGATGATTCTAGACAACCAGATATTTGGCGTCATAGAGTCGAAGATTTAAAATCAATTTTAGACCATCTATCATATATTGAAGCGCAAGTTCCAGGTTTAAGTGGAAGGTTAGATAAGAATAGAATAGCTACAATTGGTCATTCATTCGGTGGACAAACGGCTGGAAACTTACTAGGTTTACAAGTCATGTACCCTGATACTAAAGAGACGACGGACTTATCAGATGATAGAGTAAAAGGAGGGATTTTATTAGCGACAGCTGGAGAAGGTGGCGACAATTTAACTCAATTTGCAAAAGACCATATGCCGTTTTTAAATCCAACATTTCAATATATGACGAAACCAGCACTTGTTGTGGTCGGTGATAAAGATCAATCGCCATTAACTCATTTAGGACCTGAATGGATGGAAGATCCTTATTACCTAAGTCCAGGGAAGAAAAGTTTATTAAAATTATATGATGCAGAACATTCACTTGGTGGTATTGCTGGATATGAGGCAAAGGAAACTACTGACGAAAACCCACAAAGAATTGATTTACTACAACATACGACATGGGCATATTTGAGACATATCCTTGATATCGAACATGATAGTTGGGAAACAGCTCAAAATATAATTAAAAATGATACAAATATAGCCGATGTTTTTTCAAAAGAAGAGTAA